From Macaca fascicularis isolate 582-1 chromosome 14, T2T-MFA8v1.1, a single genomic window includes:
- the B3GNT6 gene encoding acetylgalactosaminyl-O-glycosyl-glycoprotein beta-1,3-N-acetylglucosaminyltransferase: MAFPCRRSLTPKTLACLLVGVSFLALQQWFLQAPRSPREERSLLEERSQQEETPEGPTDAPLALTPGPPCVANASANATANFEQLPARIQDFLRYRHCRHFPLLWDAPAKCASRRGVFLLLAVKSAPAHYERRELIRRTWGQERSYGEWPVRRLFLLGTPGPEDEARAERLAELVALEAREHGDVLQWSFADTFLNLTLKHLHLLDWLAARCPHARFLLSGDDDVFVHTANVVRFLQAQPPGRHLFTGQLMEGSVPIRDSWSKYFVPPQLFPGSAYPVYCSGGGFLLSSLTARALRAAALHTPLLPIDDAYMGMCLERAGLAPSGHEGIRPYGVQLPGAQQSSFDPCMYRELLLVHRFAPYEMLLMWKALHSPTLSCDRGHRVS, from the coding sequence ATGGCTTTTCCCTGCCGCAGGTCCCTGACTCCCAAGACTCTGGCCTGCCTCCTGGTGGGCGTGAGTTTCTTGGCACTGCAGCAGTGGTTCCTCCAGGCTCCAAGGTCCCCGCGGGAGGAGAGGTCCCTGCTGGAGGAGAGGTCCCAGCAGGAGGAGACGCCAGAGGGTCCCACCGACGCTCCCTTGGCGCTCACCCCCGGGCCCCCGTGCGTGGCCAATGCCTCGGCGAACGCCACGGCCAACTTCGAGCAGCTGCCCGCGCGCATCCAGGACTTCCTGCGGTACCGCCACTGTCGCCACTTCCCGCTGCTTTGGGACGCACCGGCCAAGTGCGCCAGCCGCCGCGGTGTCTTTCTGCTACTGGCCGTGAAGTCGGCGCCTGCGCACTACGAGCGACGCGAGCTCATCCGGCGCACTTGGGGGCAGGAGCGCAGCTACGGCGAGTGGCCAGTGCGCCGCCTCTTCCTACTGGGTACCCCCGGTCCCGAGGACGAAGCGCGCGCCGAGCGGCTGGCGGAGCTGGTGGCGCTGGAGGCGCGCGAGCACGGCGACGTGCTGCAGTGGTCCTTCGCGGACACCTTCCTCAACCTCACGCTCAAGCACCTGCACCTGCTCGACTGGCTGGCTGCGCGCTGTCCGCACGCGCGCTTCCTGCTCAGTGGCGACGACGACGTGTTCGTGCACACCGCCAACGTAGTCCGCTTCCTGCAGGCACAGCCACCGGGCCGCCACCTGTTCACCGGCCAGCTCATGGAGGGCTCCGTGCCCATCCGCGACAGCTGGAGCAAGTACTTCGTGCCCCCGCAGCTCTTCCCCGGGTCCGCTTACCCGGTATACTGCAGCGGCGGCGGCTTCCTCCTGTCCAGCCTCACGGCCCGGGCCCTGCGCGCGGCCGCCCTCCACACCCCGCTCTTGCCCATCGACGACGCCTACATGGGCATGTGTCTGGAGCGCGCCggcctggcgcccagcggccacgaGGGCATCCGGCCCTACGGCGTGCAGCTGCCTGGCGCGCAGCAGTCCTCCTTCGACCCCTGCATGTACCGCGAGCTGCTGCTGGTACACCGCTTCGCGCCCTATGAGATGCTGCTCATGTGGAAGGCGCTGCACAGCCCCACGCTCAGCTGTGACCGGGGACACCGGGTCTCCTGA